AAGTGGTGCTGGACGGGGTGTGGGGGCGTGACGGCCGGCTGCTGGGCGTGCCGCTCTCGGCGGATGCGCGAGAGATCCTCTACCTCCAACCGGTGCTGTCGCTCGAGCTGCCGGGATCCAGCACCGTCGAGCTGGGGGGAAGGCTGCCGCTGCGGGGGCAGAACTTCCCGGCGGGCCCTCAACTGCTGGCCTCCGTCTTTCATCGCGGGAGGGTATGCTGGCCCGTGGCATGCGCCGGGGGCACGGACCGGTAGTGGGGACGGGAGCACTCCATGCAAGCAGTGGTGAACGGCATTCGCATGCACTGGCAAGAGGCCGGGCGGGGGGAGCCCGTGCTGCTGGTGCACGGGTTCCCCTTCGACAGCAGTCTCTGGGAGCCGCAACTCGAGCGGCTGCCCCGACGCTGGCGCTGGCTGGCGCCGGACCTGCGCGGCTTTGGCAGAACAGAGGGAGGCGTGGGCGGAGGGCCGTACGGCATGGAGCTGTTCGCGGAGGACCTCGCAGCACTGCTCGAGGAGCTGGGCGTTACCCGGGCCGTGGTGTGTGGAGTTTCGATGGGTGGGTACATCGCTATGGCCATGGTGCGGTCCTACCCGGAGCGGGTGCGGGCGCTGGTGCTCTGTGATACGAAGGCGGGCGCGGAAACCGAGCAGGGGAAAAAGGGGCGTGCGGAGCTGGCGGAGCGGGTGCTCGCCGAGGGCTCGTCCGCCCTGGTGGCCGGGCTGCTGCCCCGGTTGCTTGCCGAGCGTACGCGGCGCGAGCAGCCGGAGCTGGTGCAATGGCTGAGCGGGGTGATGGAGTCTGTTTCGCCGCAAACAGCGGCGCGGGGGCTGGCGGGTATGGCGGCGCGAGCGGACTCCACGGAGCTGCTGTCCAGGATCGCCGTGCCGACGCTGGTGCTGGTCGGGGCGGAGGACGTGATCAGCGGGGTGGCCGAGGCGGAGGGCATGGCGGGGGGTATCCCGGACGGGCGCATCATGGTAATCCCGGCAGCCGGGCACCTGCCGAACCTGGAGCAGCCGCCGGCGTTCAACCGGGCACTGGTCCAGTTCCTGGAAGCCATTGATTGAGGGCACGGGGGGCGGGGCGGTAGGCCCTCCGGCGGCCAGCGCTCCG
This Gemmatimonadota bacterium DNA region includes the following protein-coding sequences:
- a CDS encoding alpha/beta fold hydrolase, yielding MQAVVNGIRMHWQEAGRGEPVLLVHGFPFDSSLWEPQLERLPRRWRWLAPDLRGFGRTEGGVGGGPYGMELFAEDLAALLEELGVTRAVVCGVSMGGYIAMAMVRSYPERVRALVLCDTKAGAETEQGKKGRAELAERVLAEGSSALVAGLLPRLLAERTRREQPELVQWLSGVMESVSPQTAARGLAGMAARADSTELLSRIAVPTLVLVGAEDVISGVAEAEGMAGGIPDGRIMVIPAAGHLPNLEQPPAFNRALVQFLEAID